In Chelonia mydas isolate rCheMyd1 chromosome 7, rCheMyd1.pri.v2, whole genome shotgun sequence, the sequence tgggccatttcctgcagaaatccaggttctctcaccctctcacccccctccaaaaaccacacacacaaactcactctcctgctggtaatagcctatccaaagtgaccactttggatgggctattaccagcaagagagtgagtttgtctgtgggggggcggagggtgagaaaacctggatttgtgctggaaatggcccatctcgatgatcactttagataagctattaccagcaggagagtggggtgggaggaggtattgtttcatggtgtctgtgtatataataatgatattctgcaatttccacagtatgcatccgatgaagtgagctgtagctcacgaaagctcatgcttaaataaattggttagtctctaaggtgccacaagtactccttttctttttgcaaatacagactaacacggctgttactctgaaacttttcaattCAATATTTCTGCAGTGTCAGTGACCTCAGCGTGCCTAGGATTCTCTTCGCCGGAGGTATGGCAGGGATCTTCAACTGGGCTGTTGCCATCCCTCCTGATGTGCTGAAATCCCGCTTCCAGACCGGTGAGTCAGATGTCAGCCGTGTAAGAGCACCACAAGATGTAGCATTTCCGTGGGCTGGGTGGACAATCCAATAGAGAAGCTTATGGCTGGGCAGAATTTTAGAAAGGAGGTAGTGTGGCCTAGCTCCTacagcactagactgggactcaggagatctgggttctatttccagctttgccacaggtttactgggtgaccttgagcaagttacttcatCTGtgcccccatctgtaaaatacctCCTTTCAAAGAACTTTGCAGATCTGTGTTGAAAGGTGCTGTAGAAGAGCTAGGTGGTATTTATTCCAAATATACTCCCATTTAAAGTGCTTAATCATTTCAGATAAGACCGGGCACAGTTGCATCGGTTCAGGCAGGTgatatgtaaaataaaatcacagtggAGCAGGGACCACCATAGTTATGCATGTCTCTCACAATCCATTGCTTTGTGACTggcaaatctgcagatgacatgGAAATATCTACAGTCAGCACTCCATAGAATTGTAGTAGAGACAGCCCAGTCCCTGGGGCGAACACAGACATTTGGAGTTGCCGGGCTGCAGCAAAGGCTGCCATTAAGGTTCTGGTTGATTTCTTCGGCATTACTCCAGAGGAACATTTCTATAGAACAGAGTTCTGCAGCAGTCTCTAGCAGCACTATCCTCTGGAGCTTGCATTGACAAGATCCCTGCATCTTCTATGTCACACATCAAGGACATAGGCAGAGCTTCTGTCCCAGGCCATCCAACAGTGGTTGCTGATGCAGGAAAATCCTtctgtttgtggtgtgtgtgttgttttgtttgtttgctttgtatttAGCTTCTGTGATGCTCCAGACCAAGGGAGCAAAAGCCTGAATGGGATATAGTAGAATAttgcagcccctgctccactgAGTCACTTTCCAAAAGTTGTTTGTGACTCTGGTGAAGGGTTACTCTGGAGTAGCTGGTCAAGGGCCTCGTAAAGGTAATACTTTCCAGTGGCGTGTCACATGATCAGCTAATTTGTTCCTATAAAATCACTTTCCTCAAACACCTGGTCAGATCTGTGTAACATCAGCATTAAAATGGAGCCTGTAGTTTTCACTGGAAAGCCACTGCCATTCCTGGCTCTTAGTGCGTGGGAAGATATTCTTTTTGAGAACAGACCAGCGTTGTTCCTTGCAAATCAGCTTTATTGATTGATACACCACTGACTTTCCACCCTGCCGATGCTGTTAGCGTGACCAGCAGTAACAACGCTAGATTGAAGCTTCCAGCCTTCTAACCCTTCGCTTAAGTTCCTCTTTTCTTCCAGATGACCCGATTATTATTTAAAACCTTTATAGTGCTGGTGAGCATGTGGCTCCTGCTCACTCGGTCTTTGTTCTAGTTGTCAGTGATGTACTATACTAAAAGCTGTCTAGTCTTTGAAATCATTTGTTACTCGGAAAATAATCCATATGAATTACAGTGGAAGGCCACAGTGTAACCATTAAAGTCTCAGCTGGCTGCATTCACAAATCATAGATGGCATGTTCTTCTTCTGTCAACAGCTGCTCCAGGGAAGTATCCCAATGGCTTTAGGGATGTGCTAAGGGAGCTTATCAGAGAGGAAGGCGTCTCATCCCTGTACAAAGGGTTCACAGCCGTTATGATAAGGGCCTTTCCCGCTAACGCAGTAAGTAAACCATGATATCTAGcgagctgcagggagctggctaCTTGCACCCTAAATACCTTGTGGTTGCAAAAGAGGAGGATGAATCTCTGATTGGGCAATGTGGCATTAGCGAGTTTACCACCATGGAGGTGGCTGCTTGCATGCTGGGTGGTAAGGTCCATGGCTCCCTGGCTCGTGCTGGGAAGGTGAGAGGCCAGACTCCCAAGGTTGCCAAGCAAGAGAAGACGACGACTGGCTGTGCCAAGAGACGCATGCAGTACAACCGGCGCTTTGTCAATATTGTGCCAGGCTTTGGCACGAAGAAGGGCCCCAATGCTAACTCCTAAATGGCATACATCACCCAATAAAGCAGATGTCacccagggagggggaaatgattCCAGACTGTTGTATTATCTCACCAGTGCTGCTTACGTTAGAGTGAACACCCCTGGGTGTATGGTCTGGGGGATCTATTTCcaagctttttaaaatactggCTCAAATCTCTGTAGCTGGGAAACTAAAGTAGGCTGTAGGGATAGCGCTAACAGAAATAGGATCACAGGTTTTGCACTAAACCCTTCTTGGTGTTAGAACAAACTAACAGTTCTACACATCTGCTAACACAATTGCCAGCATTTTGAATGGCTAGATTGAATCAGCACCTATTTTAAATGGAAGGACCCTAACAAATGACACTGAAGATCAGAAATTCTGCCTCTGCTATAGAGGGACACAGTCATGTCATTTCTTCCAGTTCAAGATAACTCATGTCAAGGAGGGGACAGGGGGGAAACAAAACCATGTCTGGGGTTTATAATGCTGCTGTACCCCTCAGCTTTGAGAAGACCTTTTCCAAACATTCCAGCTCTGTGTGCCTAAGACTCATCTAATCCTTGTGTTCTGTCTCTCTGTTCCAGGCCTGTTTCCTTGGT encodes:
- the LOC119566848 gene encoding 40S ribosomal protein S30-like produces the protein MISSELQGAGYLHPKYLVVAKEEDESLIGQCGISEFTTMEVAACMLGGKVHGSLARAGKVRGQTPKVAKQEKTTTGCAKRRMQYNRRFVNIVPGFGTKKGPNANS